AGGAAAACACCCCCACTCCATTTCAAAGTAGAGGAACTGCAGCTCAGGACCATGCAATATCTTGTTCCGGCCCTGGCTCCCTCTAACCAGTGTGAGGTTTGGACTGGATCTAATGGAAATGCTGTGACCGGACCGTGGTTCACTGATTCAATGCCAGTTTCCTCATTGGAAAGATTTGGACTAAAAAGACTCGACAATAATAACTAATTAATCCAAAGTTAAACCTTTATTCCAACCaaagagaaatatataaaattatgattattactcCTGAATCTGCTTTGCGTCTAATCCGCAAATATCCTGAGAGGCAGCCTCCCTCTGTGCTCACTTGCATCACTGCCTCTAACAAAGTGAAAGACCTGTTTTGCTCTTTGCGTGCAGGTGCAATGGTCCCAGTGTCTGAACTTCACGTGACCTCTTAGGCAACGTTTTCCTTTATTGTTCACCTGAGTCCTCTCCCTTAGCCGCGGAGCTGTCATCTGGCATTGTGCCTCTTTCTCACTTCAGCTTTGCGCCCGCGTTACTGCTCCGTTCCACCGGAGGAAGGAAGAAACCGGCTGAAAACATCACATCCTCgtttatttctctgtgttttcctctatTTATGTGTCTGACCGGTCTGACCTGACGACTGAGACTCGGGAGACGCTTCAGTCAAAGTTAGCGGCTGTGCGTAAAAGTGTCAGATCTAACTTTTCTGTTTCTATACGCGAGTAAATAGAAGAATGTTTTACACTGTTTTTGATCTTTCTAtattaatctatctatctattaaactatctatctatctatctatctatctatctatctatctatctatctatctattaaactatctttctatctatatatctatattcatctatctatctatctatctatctatctatctatctatctatgtatctatctatctttctatctatatatctatctattcatctatctatctatctttctatgtatgtatctatctatctatctgtctatctatctatttaacgatctatctatctatctatctgtctatctacctacctacctacctatctatctatctatctatctatctatctatctatctatctatctatctatctatctatctatccatctatccatccctcAGACAGTCTGACAGGTTAATTACTCTAATAGCCGCCCCCTCTCTTCTTTTCACCGTCCAACAGTAAACACATAGACGACATCACTCAATCGCTTGAATGGATTCGAGCTGCTAACCCCGCCTGTGGGCCGTCCCCTTCCGAGGCATTATATTATAGAGGAGCGTGTCTCCGGAGACAGATCTGcgctctgctgctccacagagGCTCAGGGTGCCCGCCGCGCTACACACCAGCCTCCACTGATCCAAGGACCACTACACCTGCTGCTGCGCTCCACCAGAGGAGACACTCCGGGGAGCAGAGCCGCCTTCTCCACTGGGGAAAAATGAAACTTGAGGTTTTCTCCGCGCACCACTTCGTGCACAAGCCGCTGGAGTTGTGTATGGACGCAGAGGGGGGGATCCCGTCTCCTCTGTCCGGGGACGAGCTCGGCTCGGACGGGGACTGCGTGGCCAACAGCCCGGCACCTGTCATCCAGGGAGGGGACGGCGCCAAGGGGAAGCCGTACACCCGTAGACCCAAGCCCCCGTACTCCTACATCGCCCTCATCGCCATGGCCATCCGGGAGGCCGGCAGCGGCCGCCTCACCCTGGCGGAGATCAACGACTACCTGATGAAGAAGTTCCCGTTCTTCCGCGGCAGCTACACCGGCTGGAGGAACTCCGTGCGCCACAACCTGTCACTCAACGACTGCTTCCTCAAGGTGCTGCGGGACCCCTCCCGGCCCTGGGGCAAGGACAACTACTGGATGCTCAACCCGCACAGCGAGTACACCTTCGCCGACGGGGTGTTCCGCCGCAGGAGGAAGCGCATCGCCAAGAGGGGCCccaagcaggagcaggagagccCGGACATCCTGAGCGAGGACACCCGCCTCCCCGGCCCGGAGGAGAGGGTGGGGGCCAAGTTCTCCAGCTCCTTCGCCATCGACAGCATCCTCAGCACACCTTTCAAACGCAGGGAGGACTGCCACGTTGAGGCGGACCCCCACGCCCCCCGGCTCTACTGGCCCCCAGGGGCCCATGTGCTGCCGTATCCTCTGAACTACCCGGCCCAGCACATGTACCTGTCCGACGCGGCGTCCGGCGGCACGGAGCCCGGCAGGGACGCGCTCTCATACCTCCGGCACCCGGCACCGGGCCTTAGCGGAGCCGAGGCCGCGTTCAGGGTGCCCAACCGGGCGCGATGTTTCCATATAGACTCCCTGCTGTCATGAGAGCCCCGGACTGACGTCAGACCTGTGTGTTGAACCGTGACGTGCACTTCTCTGGGTCTTAACT
The nucleotide sequence above comes from Platichthys flesus chromosome 9, fPlaFle2.1, whole genome shotgun sequence. Encoded proteins:
- the foxq1b gene encoding forkhead box protein Q1b → MKLEVFSAHHFVHKPLELCMDAEGGIPSPLSGDELGSDGDCVANSPAPVIQGGDGAKGKPYTRRPKPPYSYIALIAMAIREAGSGRLTLAEINDYLMKKFPFFRGSYTGWRNSVRHNLSLNDCFLKVLRDPSRPWGKDNYWMLNPHSEYTFADGVFRRRRKRIAKRGPKQEQESPDILSEDTRLPGPEERVGAKFSSSFAIDSILSTPFKRREDCHVEADPHAPRLYWPPGAHVLPYPLNYPAQHMYLSDAASGGTEPGRDALSYLRHPAPGLSGAEAAFRVPNRARCFHIDSLLS